Proteins from a single region of Platichthys flesus chromosome 16, fPlaFle2.1, whole genome shotgun sequence:
- the LOC133970946 gene encoding mpv17-like protein, translated as MRRAVLKEAAKRFPWLANVTLYGCLFAGGDLVHQLIAQNERLDWTHTRNVAIVAISFHGNFNYFWLRALERRFPGKSAGMVFRKLLLDQSFASPLATSVFYTGVSVLEGKDDKLEDWRDKFFNTWKTGLMYWPFMQLLNFVLMPLYMRTAFMGCCAFLWATFLCFSRQDGDGTATVALAFVMDPRKTLEEMREARLARRKQNTQKEN; from the exons ATGAGGAGAGCTGTGCTGAAAGAAGCCGCCAAACGATTCCCATGGCTGGCCAATGTCACCTTGTACGGCTGCTTATTTGCCGGAGGTGACCTGGTCCATCAGCTCATAGCTCAGAACGAGCGCTTGGACTGGACACACACCCGTAACGTGGCCATTGTGGCCATCAGTTTCCACGGAAACTTTAACTACTTCTGGCTACGAGCCCTGGAGAGGCGCTTCCCTGGAAAGTCTGCCGGGATGGTTTTCCGGAAACTGTTGCTGGACCAGAGCTTCGCGTCACCTTTGGCCACCAGTGTATTCTACACAG GTGTGAGCGTCTTGGAAGGTAAAGATGACAAGTTAGAAGACTGGAGGGATAAGTTCTTCAACACCTGGAAG ACTGGACTCATGTACTGGCCTTTTATGCAG TTGCTGAACTTTGTCTTGATGCCATTATACATGCGAACAGCCTTCATGGGCTGCTGCGCCTTCCTCTGGGCCACCTTTCTGTGCTTCTCGCGGCAGGACGGCGACGGCACCGCCACCGTGGCTCTAGCCTTTGTCATGGATCCCCGTAAAACATTGGAGGAGATGCGTGAGGCCCGGCTGGCCCGTAGAAAGCAAAATACCCAGAAGGAAAActga
- the LOC133970945 gene encoding nuclear distribution protein nudE homolog 1-like isoform X1: MGDPEPPEFGSLEEELEYWKEQAARHQQSAEEVQEELKEFQQMSRDYEGELEMELKQCEARNRELLATNERLCMELENYKEKYEMHHSEACRQISSLEGDLAETTAVRDQLHKYIRELEQANDDLERTKRATIMSLEDFEQRMNHVIERNAFLESELDEKENLLESVQRLKDEARDLRQELAVQQKQQVQERKPSLSSVVREPPSSSSTSPSAGLPTPPLTPPGKGTEDKTTSLPSNQPIPSATTTTPSRPPAQSDYFTTPPPSSSRGESLSATPLPTSARISALSIVGELLRKVGNLESKLASCREYVNEQTANRRGQAGGQGAPTSQNSSETPPTNGLYNKGLVKRLDFGAGHKMLL; the protein is encoded by the exons ATGGGGGATCCAGAGCCTCCTGAGTTTGGGtccctggaggaggagctggagtacTGGAAGGAACAAGCTGCCAGACACCAACAGAG TGCGGAAGAAGTTcaagaggagctgaaggagtTCCAGCAGATGAGTCGTGACTACGAGGGCGAGCTGGAGATGGAGCTGAAACAGTGTGAGGCGCGAAACCGCGAGCTGCTTGCCACCAACGAACGCCTTTGCATGGAACTAGAAAACTATAAG GAGAAGTATGAGATGCATCACTCCGAGGCCTGTCGGCAAATCTCAAGCCTGGAGGGCGACCTGGCTGAGACCACGGCCGTCAGAGACCAACTTCACAAATACATCAGAGAGCTGGAGCAGGCCAACGATGACCTGGAGCGAACCAAGAG ggcaACCATCATGTCACTGGAGGACTTTGAGCAGAGGATGAACCATGTGATAGAGAGAAATGCTTTCCTCGAGAGTGAGCTGGATGAGAAGGAGAATTTACTGGAGTCTGTTCAAAGACTGAAGGACGAAGCCAGAG acCTGAGGCAGGAGCTGGCAGTGCAACAGAAACAGCAGGTACAGGAAAGGAAGCCGTCTCTCAGCAGCGTCGTCAGAGAGcctccatcatcttcctccacctccccctcggCCGGGCTGcccacccctcctctcacccCTCCAGGTAAAGGAACTGAGGACAAAACCACGTCTCTGCCCTCTAACCAGCCCATCCCctctgccaccaccaccacgccGTCCAGACCTCCGGCCCAGTCTGACTACTTCACCACACCTCcgccctccagcagcagag gtgaAAGCCTTTCAGCGACTCCTCTCCCCACCTCGGCGAGAATCTCGGCCCTCAGCATTGTCGGGGAACTTCTGAGAAAAGTCGGG AACCTTGAGTCTAAGCTGGCATCGTGTCGGGAATACGTCAATGAACAGACAGCTAATCGCAGAGGTCAAGCCGGAGGACAGGGGGCGCCGACAAGCCAGAACTCCTCAGAAACCCCTCCTACCAACGGCCTTTACAACAAGGG GCTGGTGAAGCGGTTAGACTTTGGTGCGGGACACAAAATGCTGCTGTGA
- the LOC133970945 gene encoding nuclear distribution protein nudE homolog 1-like isoform X2, translating to MGDPEPPEFGSLEEELEYWKEQAARHQQSAEEVQEELKEFQQMSRDYEGELEMELKQCEARNRELLATNERLCMELENYKEKYEMHHSEACRQISSLEGDLAETTAVRDQLHKYIRELEQANDDLERTKRATIMSLEDFEQRMNHVIERNAFLESELDEKENLLESVQRLKDEARDLRQELAVQQKQQVQERKPSLSSVVREPPSSSSTSPSAGLPTPPLTPPGKGTEDKTTSLPSNQPIPSATTTTPSRPPAQSDYFTTPPPSSSRGESLSATPLPTSARISALSIVGELLRKVGNLESKLASCREYVNEQTANRRGQAGGQGAPTSQNSSETPPTNGLYNKG from the exons ATGGGGGATCCAGAGCCTCCTGAGTTTGGGtccctggaggaggagctggagtacTGGAAGGAACAAGCTGCCAGACACCAACAGAG TGCGGAAGAAGTTcaagaggagctgaaggagtTCCAGCAGATGAGTCGTGACTACGAGGGCGAGCTGGAGATGGAGCTGAAACAGTGTGAGGCGCGAAACCGCGAGCTGCTTGCCACCAACGAACGCCTTTGCATGGAACTAGAAAACTATAAG GAGAAGTATGAGATGCATCACTCCGAGGCCTGTCGGCAAATCTCAAGCCTGGAGGGCGACCTGGCTGAGACCACGGCCGTCAGAGACCAACTTCACAAATACATCAGAGAGCTGGAGCAGGCCAACGATGACCTGGAGCGAACCAAGAG ggcaACCATCATGTCACTGGAGGACTTTGAGCAGAGGATGAACCATGTGATAGAGAGAAATGCTTTCCTCGAGAGTGAGCTGGATGAGAAGGAGAATTTACTGGAGTCTGTTCAAAGACTGAAGGACGAAGCCAGAG acCTGAGGCAGGAGCTGGCAGTGCAACAGAAACAGCAGGTACAGGAAAGGAAGCCGTCTCTCAGCAGCGTCGTCAGAGAGcctccatcatcttcctccacctccccctcggCCGGGCTGcccacccctcctctcacccCTCCAGGTAAAGGAACTGAGGACAAAACCACGTCTCTGCCCTCTAACCAGCCCATCCCctctgccaccaccaccacgccGTCCAGACCTCCGGCCCAGTCTGACTACTTCACCACACCTCcgccctccagcagcagag gtgaAAGCCTTTCAGCGACTCCTCTCCCCACCTCGGCGAGAATCTCGGCCCTCAGCATTGTCGGGGAACTTCTGAGAAAAGTCGGG AACCTTGAGTCTAAGCTGGCATCGTGTCGGGAATACGTCAATGAACAGACAGCTAATCGCAGAGGTCAAGCCGGAGGACAGGGGGCGCCGACAAGCCAGAACTCCTCAGAAACCCCTCCTACCAACGGCCTTTACAACAAGGGGTGA